A part of Setaria viridis chromosome 8, Setaria_viridis_v4.0, whole genome shotgun sequence genomic DNA contains:
- the LOC140220283 gene encoding cytochrome P450 71D13-like yields the protein MILVTELLGARRVAAFRRIWQDEAARLLSSLASSSSPPAGQPVNVVELLAEFIADSSVRAIFGNRLTDRAAFLRMRKEGPEFSSLFKLRDLFLLSRLVRMLPRSGKAERHWREVSRLIGDILRLHEERRAAAGDGDGDQDMIDVLLRIQKESGMRVYLTPGVIKSVVMENLPWD from the coding sequence ATGATCCTCGTGACCGAGCTCCTCGGCGCGCGTCGCGTCGCGGCGTTCCGGCGGATCTGGCAGGACGAGGCGGCGCGCCTCCTCTCGTCGCTCGCATCGTCATCCTCCCCTCCGGCGGGCCAGCCCGTCAACGTCGTCGAGCTGCTCGCGGAGTTCATCGCCGACTCGTCGGTGCGCGCCATATTCGGCAACAGGCTTACGGACCGGGCGGCGTTCCTGAGGATGAGGAAGGAAGGACCGGAGTTCTCATCGCTCTTCAAGCTCCGCGACCTCTTCCTGTTGTCGCGGCTCGTGCGGATGCTGCCACGGAGCGGCAAGGCGGAGCGGCACTGGCGGGAGGTGTCCCGGCTCATCGGAGACATCCTCCGGCTCCACGAGGAgaggagggccgccgccggagatggAGACGGTGACCAGGACATGATCGACGTGCTGCTAAGGATACAAAAGGAGAGCGGCATGCGAGTTTATCTCACCCCAGGAGTCATCAAGTCTGTTGTGATGGAGAATTTGCCCTGGGATTGA
- the LOC140220282 gene encoding cytochrome P450 87A3-like, with amino-acid sequence MDTEVNRFIFRHEDKLFRTWYPNTLKSIFGKKTMRDVESIHKYVRSIGGPVFAPKNLKEAFIFEMEKTITESLRRWATNPSIEVKQSLRNMMFDLIIKKLVGFEPNSTGSKELRKNIELFFKGVISFPLLVPGTNFYQAMQSGRALLDENFLVDTVAGFIFAGVALTPTTLTAGMKFLTDSPNVVEALSEEHDTILKNRDETQPTITWEEFKTMKFTDQVINEILRLSSNGPGITRQALKDVQYNGYTIPAGWVVMISPMSVHLNPDIFEDPLTFNPWRWQEENANSLMKHFMPFGDGKRHCMGANFTKFQIAMFLHTLVTKYRWKEIKRGETFRIADLAFPQDYHIKLLPRS; translated from the exons ATGGACACGGAAGTCAACCGTTTTATATTCAGGCACGAAGATAAGCTGTTCAGGACATGGTACCCTAACACGCTGAAGAGCATATTTGGCAAGAAAACCATGAGAGATGTAGAATCCATTCACAAGTACGTGCGAAGCATCGGAGGTCCCGTCTTTGCTCCAAAAAACCTGAAGGAAGCGTTCATATTTGAAATGGAGAAAACCATCACAGAGTCCCTTAGAAGATGGGCTACTAATCCTAGCATCGAGGTGAAGCAGTCTCTGAGAAAT ATGATGTTTGATCTTATAATCAAGAAGCTTGTTGGCTTCGAGCCCAATAGCACAGGGTCCAAGGAGTTgagaaaaaatattgaattaTTCTTCAAGGGCGTGATATCCTTCCCACTTCTGGTTCCGGGGACAAATTTTTATCAAGCCATGCAG AGTGGACGAGCATTACTGGATGAGAATTTTCTGGTGGATACCGTTGCTGGATTCATTTTCGCTGGTGTTGCATTAACACCAACAACACTCACTGCAGGCATGAAGTTCCTCACAGACAGTCCAAATGTAGTGGAAGCACTCTCG GAGGAGCATGATACAATACTCAAAAATCGAGATGAAACTCAACCTACAATCACAtgggaggagttcaagaccATGAAATTCACTGATCAG GTTATTAATGAGATACTTCGCTTGAGTAGCAATGGCCCTGGGATTACTAGGCAGGCCTTGAAGGATGTACAATATAATG GCTATACGATTCCAGCTGGATGGGTTGTCATGATCAGTCCCATGTCAGTTCATCTAAATCCTGACATTTTTGAAGATCCACTCACCTTTAATCCATGGAGGTGGCAG GAAGAAAATGCAAATTCACTAATGAAGCACTTCATGCCATTTGGAGACGGAAAAAGGCACTGCATGGGTGCCAACTTCACTAAGTTTCAGATTGCAATGTTCCTCCACACCTTGGTGACCAAATACAG ATGGAAGGAGATCAAAAGAGGTGAAACGTTCCGTATTGCAGATCTTGCATTCCCACAAGACTATCACATTAAACTGCTCCCTAGGTCCTGA